GCCACATTCACTACAAATGTTCCtgttgaggagacagagagggaaagtgaggagcagacacactgacaactTCAACATGGCAGCCTTTAAACTCCATCTACACATGTTTCTGTGGACAGTTTAGTGACgtctcagagctgcagaggctcatcaacatcaactgtttGCTCACATGTGGGCTACTTTAACTGATTCATTGAATCACGGTGTAATAAAGTGAAGCTGTAAACTAACCACAGACACAGGTGAGGCTGATCAGCAGCAGGATCCTGCAGATCATCTTCTCCCtgtgagaggagacagaggtgtgtttgttttgtttcatatttaatttaaataactgTTGTTTTGAAGTACTTGATCTAATTGTTGCgtctgtgtggttgtgtgtgtgtgtgtgtgtgtgtgtgtgtgggtgggtgggtgggtgtgtttGAAACTCATGGACTCGTACCACGCACTGAAGTAAATTTACGGcatcatcaccagactcccttaacaatcacgtgattttaagagttgtcacatcgtgaggagaaactttaaaaactttgtgaaacagctacaataaattctgaatcattggtgccttcttgtaaattcggcattaaatacaaaacattcagatgtttctttccctgtaaaaaaaagttctcttttttaaagtgcatcctgtctgcttctgtgtctgaagtgttttattacctcccagcagctgtttgaactcaCATTTTCAACTTATTTCATCATTCACACCAAATTGattaaagaatataacatattgatggtaaacatggAAAATTTAACATATCTAGTAAACACTAAAAAAGACTCGCCAGACCCCATTAAAAGATGCTCAATTTTAAGACTTGTTGTGTTAGGAGAAACTGTATACATTTCGTGAAGCTCTGTCTataacacattcttaactatcTAGGCCaacttgttaattcggcaaacattatacataaagtttttcctttctttgtgtagaagatttgttttttcccaGTGAAATGACCTCATTTGAAACTGCTACTTCCTGCACTGTGGACCaatgttacacattttaatgtgaacCTGGGTTgctttacacatttaaaactcatGTATTTCTTCTTTGCTTTTACAGAAACAGTTAAATGTTGTGCAGAGCCTCAGATGAAGACAGTGATGATGGCTGAGGACACTGGAGCCTGTGGTGACGGCTCCATTACACAACTCCCTTTTACAGTGCTGTGAGAGGGGTCTTTACATGAGAAGAATCATCCGATTCAGATGAgtaattttcttctttctaaACGGATGAATCCCACTCGGCCTCCTGCTTAGGAAACTTTACGCTCACGGAAATGTCTGTGAGGATGATTTCATACGAGACGGTCTTCATATAACCTCTCACTCAATCGTCTGTATATGACTGTTTCACCGTTCAACTTCACCAAACGTGACTGTAGGCTACATTAGCTTTTCTAGATTGACTGTACTATGCGTCATCATGACTGCAATTATACTGATCTGACTACTTCTTGACTGTGTTCTGGTGTAAAGCTTCCTGTTCAGGTTCATGATGGCAAACGCTCCACTTTTCTCCTGATCGAAAGAAGTTTGATCTGaagttttctttatgtttaaatgtaactacatgattttatttaaatgcttAGGCGAtctgaggggggatgagggagGATGCCGTCCcgcttgttagcaaaattaccaaaaagcatcccccttgttaacctgccatcactctccatccgcTAGTAGGAGATAGTGTGTTACAATTCAcacaattcatttttttattttgtttatttcatgtttattttcagtaatGTTCAAGTTTTTTCAGAGAtgagttttttctttaatatcaaTAGTAAGTTTGCTGTTtatgttctaaaactaaaatgttactttttgtaagtgtttttagtgtgtctgttcagaacatggtgatGATAATTGTCacttttgtgctggtttatagtttaaccattagtgaggtagctgttacatttcctgacaccagctgttttatccccttTTGAAGTGCACTCTGCTGGGCAAACTATGTCATAACATCAATTtaaaattaccccaagcatgtttttctgcattatagtttttaaatgtaaGGTTTTCGTATCAGTGCAGGTTGGACAATATAAacaccgatactgatatatctgtgataggctaatatcggccgataaaatCAGCCTACCGATaaatcggtcgggctctacttttttgcacaatgttcactGTGTGTCCTTTGgggaatttagatggtaaaaaattccaaggggtcatgtaacttaaaatgaccttgcttgtagtgtattgtgagaaacatgagaaaaccctgcctgaataaactcagtccactgcatacaatttaaagttgtatttactcattactttaatacaggTATGAAAAGACAACggtagtagggagagaaggaagatgaCTGGATGAAATGGAGTTGTAGAatcagaaatgtcacagttatggttaaggcgtcctgcaacaatgtcctttgggaagtgtacataggtgtgtcggggcagggtggtgctcccattgggcCATCCCCCcggttaaaaattaacaaatcacctactggttAAGTCCCAGGATGCCAAGTCAAGGTTACCTGTGAGCCTCATTCTCAAAAAGTTGTAGTCCTCTCTAAGTAATAACAACTTTGTCAACTTCTctgattttaaacttttcatGTTCTTTGACTCTTTTGCAGCCAAAAATGTCACCCTGCTTTACTCAACTCAGCTTCTACCACAAGATTAGATTTTCCCTCATGATTATCCTATTTGATATCTGGACTCATTGTAGTAACATGAGGTAAAAACAAAGGCATCTCAGTTTACAGATATCTTCACTCCATCTTATAAGGCTGCAGCTCACAGGCCAGGTTACGTCTTAAAGGTTAAAAGTTGTGAAACATTGATAGCTAATGTAATACTTGTCCTTTTTTAGATTAATATCTGAGGACACCCGACTGTCAATCTTTTCTAATTTGTTAAATTTAATTCTTTAActgaataaaacacagaaaatccaCAAATATGCTATAAAATGTTAGTATATGGTCTCACATGTGCAATAATCACTGTTAATGCCACtttttcatttgacattttttaggTACCAGGAAGTAACTTTTGCACAAGAGACAACTTATATAAAATTAACTAATACTGTCTATAGCTTAATAAATAAGTTTGTTGTATAATGTGTTGCTCAAGAAATCAGTAATGAGTGTCAGGCCTGGACAAGGAaagaggactcaggagcagatttAGAGCAATACGAGCAGGTTTTTATTTGAGATTGGATATCTTCACTTGAGCTCTTAAACcaggtgacaaacaaacaggctatGAAACAATCTTATCTGAGGGCTATAAAACAAGAAACGAAACTACAAAAAACTGGAGGCAAAACgacctcaaagaaaaagactaatgaaacaaaaaaatcactcttgacgaggcacagaaaaagtacaaagaactAAACTACACTGGCACATACGGCTATaaaaacttataacaaaaaaaaaaaaaaaaaaatcactccaatcggaggaaaaaggaaaaaggctataaacaaaatCTACGCTATTGACTATCTCTGAAAACGAATAAAAACAAGAGGCACTCCACTGGAGGCAAACAACAGGCTATGAAATTATCTATGAATACTCTGAAAAAAGATTATCAAACGAAAAGTCACTCATttaagaggaaaagtaaaagaatACAAACTCGCAAATTTCGTGGCTTGGATCTAGGCTGTGGACGAGGGCTGGGGTGCGGgacgaacacaaacactctggcacaagacaaagggagaacgcagactataagcacatgagggAATTGGGGAGCAGGTGCAAACAATCAGGgctcaggtgagacaatcagaccggtgacacatgagaaagggcaagtgacctgaaacgagaagagagttaggtttcaaaataaaacaggaagttacgagacaaaacccaagacaagacaaacctcaccgcggtgtgacaacGAGTGTTGGAGAGGTCACATGACTTGTGaggctgcagagaaagagagacagttTCCTTCCTGACATACTGTAGATTGGATCATCCTGTAGATTATTGCTGCCTCAGTTGGGAACATTTTATCTGATAATTCTTCAGTTTTAATAACACAATTTAAAGGCAGTACTGTAGAGGAGATTGTCTCCTCCCTCCAGCACAGAATCTTTACATACAtactttacatacatacatttacactTTAAGGTGGTTTTGTCACAACTTCACCCATAGGAAGTAACTGAGCttggagaaaaacagaaatagtcTCATGAAGAGAAGTGAGCATGAAGAGAGCAGAAAGCCCTCTCTCACAGCTGCCCTCTGTTCCATTACTACTACTCTGGCTCTGACTTTACAAGTACAAAAACATTAAGAGGACCAATATCAATTTTCAAATCTGATGCACCATGAGTAAATATTAAGAAAGAACAGTCATGGAAAACCCCCttaaatttaaaagacaatGGCATAACATAGGTCTACTTCAGGCAGAGACAAACataagttttaaaaaacttcaaacatactacaaggaacatttaactggttatgaaacagtgtCAGTTTAATAATGATGgctctatatgacctacatacgCAAACAAGACCAGCAGTGAGAAGACGGACTGTTTCTGAATAGTTATTAGTTATTCTGAATGCAGCACAACTCAAACTGGATCAGAAATTAAATTTCTCTCTCACCATTCACTactatacattttcttttctgaaataaggtcccatgaggttGACCAGAAGGGCCTGACTTCTTTCTGCTATGACATATGTTTCTTAGATGTGAAATAAGGAGGAGGAACAAACCTTTGCAAGAGAGATGAGCTAAGAGTTTATTCACAGTGGACAGGAAATGTAAACATGCTGCGGTCAAAACCACTGCAGGGGTTTGAGCTTTGTGTGAAAAGGAAGCAAGAACAGAGTCAGAACCGCACTCAGACGaggaaattgatgaaaaactcTGCTCTCACCTTTATAACAAATTTaacttctcttttctttctgctgcgTTTATATTAATACAAAGTAGGAAGTTTGATCAGAAGCAGAGTGACAGTGTCGGTGCTGGATGTGAAGATGGGTCACACTCTGCTCGGTGTGCTCGGGTTACTCTGTGAGTACATCTGACTTTCTATGTGATGTTCAGTATTTATATCAATGTAGTAGTTGCATAGGCAGGACCTTTGTTGCTGATTTGGCTTGGTTCAGATTGGAGGATTATGTCCATACCTGGACAATACATGAACAGTATATGATCTAAGGTATTATGTATATAGCTGTGGAGTTACATTTATTGCTTATTTTACTGGGCCTCTATATATTGaagagttttaaatgtgtttcccaCCTCTGTAGCTCTGTAGCAGGATATCATCACAGACATGTGTGATACTGTTGATTGATAAACAATAGTTGCCACTGATGAAACTCCAGCtggattttgtatttgattCTGGTCTAATGaagttttcatctttattttagtgCTGAATACACTCCTGTACGGACATGCTGAAGGTGACTAGTTATCTTTTCTATATTTACTGATCATGTTTGTCCTATCTGTCACCTACTGTGTCACTCTTGATCACTTGTttttgcagttgtgtttttccatatatgtttcattttactcaGTGCACATTATGAAATGACTGGATTAGTGCTCAATTGTTAAGGGAAGCTACTTGGAAAGCGTAGCTCTGCATGATACCACTGACTTCACACTGGAATAAGTTTAGTGTCTGTAAAGCTGCTTTAGTTTGGTTCACTGAAGCTGTGTAGAAAAAGCTGTTCAAACTGCTTTGTTAGAAAGATCAAATGAACAAAACCttatacaaaattaaaacagaattGTTACAACCGTAGTGGTCGTATAAACATATGAGTTTACCTACACTCACGTATGAGTGAGTGTAGGTTGTCCAGGGAGCTGGTTTTGAGACTTGCTAAGTTAGTTAGCCATCTTGGGCAGGCCAGTAAAGTTTGGGTGTCTCTGCAGTTTGTTTCCCTTAGTTTTATACTTTGCACAGCAACTTGGTTTTGTGTGAGatggctgcttttgttttggtcattttggtGATGTGTGGCTGTAATTAACATTTTGTGTGCAGTAACTTGTAGTTTGTGACCTTTGGTTGTGGTAATTGTACTCCACTGGTGTAAGCTGACAACATTCGTGTGTAGTGGTGACTACAGAGTGACACCTTTTGTGTGGTGGTTGTTGCAGTCAACTTTTGGTGTGGTGACTCAGGTGTTACTGCTTTAGTGTACTTAATTACAGTTAGTGTGTTTGGGATGGAGTCACTCCACAGATCAGTGGATCTTGAGTGGTGGGTGTGGCTTCCCAGTTTGTCCAGTCACTTTGTTTCTGGGTTACTATCTCCATTACAGTAACATGTGGTTGGAGACCACAAGGTGTCCATTTTGTGTTGTGGTAGTGGCAGTTCACTTGTGTTGGATCTATGTGTGCTGCTGTTAGTGGATGGCAGAAATTCTGTAGTTTAACTACTCGTTGTGACCCTTTCGTTTTGTGGCTGTTGCCCTCCACTGTTGTGTTGGTCGCctgttgctgttttgtggtGAGTGTTACCACAGTAATTATGTGTTTGGTTTTAGTGGGAGTGGCACCCACTGATTTTGGTCCTGTACAAAAGATGAAGTGTCATTTTTATGTAGATtgtgggtgggggggtgggggggttataaactgtgtgtgtgtgtgtgtgtgtgtgtgtgtgtgtgtgtgtgtgtgtgtgtgtgtgtgtgtgtgtgtgtgtgtgtgccgtgcCCTCTGTGCTTAAATACTCTCTGTGCTTTAATTGCCCCTCTGTTACCTGAGTGTGTGGGTTAGGGCAAGAAGTACAGCAAGATGAGACACACAAGGGTGaaacttcaaagtaaaacaggaaacagaaacaaacagacacagaaccatgacacctttaaaaatgcttcactgctggtggtgcttgggggatgggaagaggggagtctcattttcatgttgcggCAGGTTTTCCCCCTGGTCGTAATAAATATTAtacaaaaagtcacaaaaattTTGAGTTTTGCTGCAAAAAAGTCCACTTGTTCACAGGTCATAcataaagaaaagaacaaaaataataaacctCACTATTCATAGTGAAGTGCAgaatgtcagttttgttttgtatctaATGTCCAACAGACACTTGCCTTCCAAAAACTAGAGTCCAGATGAGTCATTTCTAACAACTTCTCTGACCATTTGACTCGACATTCCTTCACTGCAGTCAGGATCAAAGAAAAAGGGGAGCGGGGCTGGTGACAAGTTATAAACCAAACTAAAGTGTCTTAAATAATCAAAGTAGTCGTAAGTCTTTGAAAACTACAAACCTCCAGAACAGTTTCAATGCTCTTTGGCATAATTTCTGTATGTCTTTAAACTTTATCACTCTATAGTCTCTATGTATgagtaaaataatcaaaaacatatttagTATTGATGTAATATAACTGCTAAAAAAAATTTATATGGTGTCAGATAAATCatacattgttttgattgagctTATTGAAAAATCATCTCTCTACCTCTGTTACATAGGTGATGGTGCAACCCTCGAAATTCCTGAATTCACTTTGTTTGAAGGAGACTTGGTGATTCTGCGCTGTAAGCATCGTACTTCAAGTAACATGATGACAGCTGCCTTTTACAAAGATGGATCACCTCTTCAAGACAGAAAGAATCTGTCATTTAGAAAAGGAGAAATGACCATTTATCATCTGTCAGTGTCAGATGAGGGCTGGTACAAGTGTGAGTTTGATGATGGGACAGAATCTGCAGACAGTTTGCTGAGAGTGAAAGGTAAGAAGCTGTCTCACTgtgatgaaaaaacattattattgttttcaatGCTGCACCAAGAATCCAAAGAACAGGTCACAAAATCTctaaacatcaaacattcacTTATTAGCTTTTCTAAGCTTTCAGTTGCATTTCACTGTCTTCATCCAGTCGAGTTTTTTGTCTTCTTGCAGTAGATTCTACATGAAGTATTCACGATTCTCTTAAAATACTATCAAGTACTGAACAACAAGTTAAGCTTTCATCTGCCTTCAACTAACCGATCAATAAACAGCCTGACAGTCCTCAAAGTCAAGCAGCTCTTGTCACAAGAATCCTGGTGGCTGAGAGGCTGATTGCCTGATTGAATTATTTCAGATATTGGGTACACGTACTATCAGCCTTTTACTACTAGTGGTCCCTAGAAATGTGTTTGGTATTGAAACATATTTATCTTGATGTGAACaactttcctctgttttcttgtgttttctgtacttGCAGCTGTTTGTGGGGTCAAAACTGTTCAACTAATCAGTTCATTGAAACAAtaagtgttttcattgtgttatgtaaaaatgataacatgatgaataacatttttgatGGCATGTCCATAACAGTAATttccttgttttattgtttttctaaaccaAACAGCAGGTAGACGTAcagtcacactgacagcagacaggacaGTCATACCACCGGGAGGCAGTGTGACACTGACATGTGCTGTGGAGGATCCTGATGGCTTCAAATATCAGTGGAtcagacagaagacagactCTTCTGGAAAAACTTCTCTTCAGCCTGTTAAAGAATCAAACAGAGTTATCTCACAAGGAGGCACATACACCTGCAGAGGATGGAGAAGTGAATCAGATGTCATCACACCTGATAGTAATGCAGTCGTTATTGAGGAAACTGGTGAGTTTAGTATTTTCTAATGGAATAAACAACCTACAGTCTTTATGTTCTTAAACAATGTGCACAGTGTGAAGGGAAAGTGATTGTTAGTCATGTTAGCCCAGTACCTCTCACTTTActgacaaaaatgtttaaatatcctTCATCAGGTCAAGAATGGGCTACTGGTTTGACCTCCTTCAATTTgttaacagaaacaaagagttGAGGATGCTTCCTTTATGCTGTTCAGTTTAATTAATCAATATCTGGAATCAGGATATTGTTCATGAGGAAAAGTTTACACAGTACTGCTGCTAATACTGTAGTTGTGAacaagaggaagtggaggtggctgagaaaacacacaatcagcaTGTTGTGCTGGGAGttaacattaatgttattaatgccAAAATCACTACATGGTTTTATTTTGAGCAGATTTTAATTGGAACAAACTTTAAATCCTAATGTTATAAAGGCCTTTTAccaaacagtttttaaaaaaaatgtagaatcCAGCCTGCATGATGAACTAGATATTAGACACAAGACTAACAAAGAGGgataatgaaaatgttcttCCATATTGATGTGGTCAAAACAGTCTAGTGTCTGTACTAAATGCATCCTGTGAAAGGTTATTAACTGATAAAGCTAAACATATTGTTTGATGTCGATTaacctttttgtcatttttacatttttgtcattatcaAACTTATCCCAGGCTGAGGGACACCACTGGTTGTTGTGTATAATTTGGACACATGAAGCAGTCAGTGTGATCGCTGTGAACAGAAATACTGTGGTGGCACTTCTGCGTAATGCTGATGGATACATGGACTTTCTCTGTCCACTCACTGCTGAAGGACAACGTGAATGGAGCAATTAATAAGTGCTTTCCAACCTCCATCTCAGACACATACAACTTGTTTTCTGTGCCAGAATTATGCAGGCCGTGACTCACTGTTCACTGTAGAGAACCATTGATGAGAAGGCTGATAATACACAGTATTCCACTTGTGACACTAACAGCTGATTAGTGCCAAGTATGACATATTCCTCCCCAAAAGAAACCTGACAGTCATGTTACATAATCTGCTAACCTGTACTTGTAATAGATGCATCTTGTGTTCAGAGTGCAGAGAGCAATTAAAACTCCCCTGGAGGAACATGGATGACTTTCATCTTATTCAGGACATGAGTAgtggtgcacttcagcctcttgtggtcaaaatgagtattagAGAAAGAAACACTTCGAAAAATGAGCCTTAATTTCCTCttttcacagacacagaaaaaaaaaaatccatcctgaaaaatgttttcactcctactcaaacatgaaaagaaaactacattttacaACTCACAccatataaaaaaatgtttcacttgccTTTTGCACGGCTTctgtacattttctgtttccttaCTGTGAATTCTTAAACTTTAACAGATCCAAACAAGGCTGTTGTGACTCTGCAGCCAAACTGGTCTGAAATATACAGAGGAGAGACGATCACTCTCAGATGTGAGatcaaagatggaggagacaCTGAGTGGGAGTATGAATGGAAAACAACCAACTCAGAAAAAccttcaaatcaaaatgaacacagaataAGATTTGCTACTGAATCCCACAGTGGAGACTACAGGTGTAAGggcagaaagaaaagtgaagagTCTTCAACAGATTGGAGTGATCCCATCAAACTGACAGTATCACACAGTaagtcacatcacatttctttcaaagtgAAGATTATACAGCTCATTAAAAggctgttttggttcaaatatatatttaaagtaaaTCTTCAGTATGTACTGATTGTGCAGAATGTATTTGATCCACTATCaatacatgttttcattctGAAAATAATTTTCCAGCACCACCCCggcctgtcctcactgtgtctccatcaTGGCTGAGTGCTGGAGCCTCAGTAACTCTGAGCTGCAGTGTTGAAGATCAATCTGCAGGATGGAGGTTCTACTGGTATAAGACTGTTCCTGATATATCAAACTACTATTACAGCTATGAGCTGCTacctggcagcagcagtgggacTGAACAGGATTCCTACATTGttcatggacagacacacacagcaggatatatgtgcagagctggaagaggagatCCAGTGTTGTACACTGATTGCAGTAAACCTAAGTTTGTCTGGTctgcaggtcagtttgtttctatCTCTTAAGAAACAGATGTTATATCAGCTCTGTTCATCTTTTTCCTAAATGATgataaacatacagtatcttgaaaaaaagaatattaattTACTGTGGTCTGATGAGCTTGTCTCTCTCACTACGTCAAGCTAAACTTCATGCTTTCCACCTTACAAAGCTAAAGACTATTTGAATTGAGACATTTTATATCTGAAGATCTCTGTGCTCTGTTCGACCTCttatcacatgttgtttttcagattttcactcaTCAGTGTCTCTCACAGTGAGTCCTGACAGAGCTCAACACTtcacctctgactctgtctcactgAGCTGTGAGGGAAACTCTACTAAGTGGAGAGTGAAGTGGTTATCAGCTTACAACAGATACCCGTCAGACTGCACCATCTGGGGGACAATGACTGGATCTACATGCAAACCAAGGACTTACGGGCGCAGTGATGCAGTgttctggtgtgagtctggatCAGGAGAGTTCAGCAACGCAGTCAACATCACTATACAGGGTATGATTTCACTACATTACACTTTTTTTACatatcaattaattgattaattaatttggagaaaaaaaataatattaatttaaaatacattaataattatttaaaataaacagtccATTGTGTGTTGAGAACAGTACACtgacattttaagagttttgCTCGTTAGCTGGCTTAATGATATCTTAAGtaattaattgttttcaattaataAAAATAGTTAAGTATTcatttaaactgtgattttaaaCCTGTACTACACGTTAGCAGTGCCAACTTCACCTCACTATGATGAGGACTGGATGCAGTATACAGCAGGTTTGTGTAGGTTTATGGGTCATCTGTACTTCAGTTTTTATGTCAGTGAAcatgtttaaaggtccagtgtgtaggatttagtggcctCTAGCAGTGAGGTTTCACAttcaaccaactgaatacccctctcCCCACTTTTGGTTTCCAAGTGAGTCGGAGAAAActagaaacataaaaacatgaaggtcctctctagagccagtgtttgttttgttcattgtgATCTACTGTAGAAATATGGAGGTGTCACATGGCAGACTTAATGGAGGAGGACCTGCTGTCTGTACAAATAAAAGACTCATTCTTAGGTGAAAGATAACATTCTTAATTCAGGTGATTGTGCACTCATTTAAacattatgtatattatatcttccatttctgccaatagatccccctaaatcctacacactggacctttaaagcacTGTGTGGTTTGTAGGACCCTGTTGACACCTGTTGTTTATTTGGTAAAAGGTGACTTGTACAGTA
This is a stretch of genomic DNA from Pagrus major chromosome 10, Pma_NU_1.0. It encodes these proteins:
- the LOC141004112 gene encoding high affinity immunoglobulin gamma Fc receptor I-like, producing the protein MTIYHLSVSDEGWYKCEFDDGTESADSLLRVKDPNKAVVTLQPNWSEIYRGETITLRCEIKDGGDTEWEYEWKTTNSEKPSNQNEHRIRFATESHSGDYRCKGRKKSEESSTDWSDPIKLTVSHTPPRPVLTVSPSWLSAGASVTLSCSVEDQSAGWRFYWYKTVPDISNYYYSYELLPGSSSGTEQDSYIVHGQTHTAGYMCRAGRGDPVLYTDCSKPKFVWSADFHSSVSLTVSPDRAQHFTSDSVSLSCEGNSTKWRVKWLSAYNRYPSDCTIWGTMTGSTCKPRTYGRSDAVFWCESGSGEFSNAVNITIQDEDMILLSPARPVTEGESVSLSCKLRNQTFGSSVFFYHNEKLIQNDSRWELNISAVSKSDEGFYKCQHSGQESAQSWMSVQGDSPFPVLLIVGLVCGLVLVLPLLVLFCYKASKDSCFVRPVQPESANADHVVYENDNYSALLHGDVCLYETVSGCQEAEHDSVFVRPVQPESANANHVDYENDHYSSLLHGDVCLYDTIRGRQEAEHGQ